The following proteins are encoded in a genomic region of Haloarcula salinisoli:
- the radB gene encoding DNA repair and recombination protein RadB produces the protein MSDYVPTGCGPVDELLGGGLERGTVTQVYGPPAAGKTNLALSSAIEVAAAGDAALYIDTEGLSPDRMAQIARGRAEGTSQTVDDLAGRLIVSEVYDYDEQTEAVQDAAEFAPEVELIVLDSATGFYRLRRDDDDGGETLRDVARQITHLLSLARKHDLAVVFTNQVFTDPDSDRSTALGGHTLNHWSGAILRLDRFRGGNRRATLEKHRAKPAGDTVQFSITDDGLAGEEAVEPTR, from the coding sequence GACTACGTGCCGACCGGCTGTGGCCCGGTCGACGAGCTACTCGGTGGGGGGCTCGAACGCGGCACCGTCACGCAGGTGTATGGCCCGCCCGCGGCCGGCAAGACGAATCTGGCGCTTTCGTCGGCCATCGAGGTCGCGGCGGCCGGCGACGCCGCCCTCTACATCGACACCGAGGGGCTCTCGCCCGACCGGATGGCCCAGATAGCCCGCGGCCGCGCCGAAGGGACCAGCCAGACCGTCGACGACCTGGCCGGCCGCCTCATCGTCTCGGAAGTGTACGACTACGACGAACAGACCGAAGCAGTCCAGGACGCCGCGGAGTTCGCCCCGGAGGTCGAACTCATCGTGCTGGACAGCGCCACCGGCTTCTATCGCCTGCGCCGCGACGACGACGACGGCGGCGAGACACTGCGGGACGTGGCCCGACAGATTACCCACCTGCTCTCGCTGGCCAGGAAACACGACCTCGCCGTCGTCTTCACCAACCAGGTGTTCACGGACCCCGACAGCGACCGTTCGACGGCGCTGGGCGGACACACCCTCAACCACTGGTCCGGCGCGATCCTCCGACTGGACCGCTTTCGCGGCGGGAACCGCCGTGCGACGCTTGAGAAACACCGCGCGAAACCCGCCGGCGACACCGTCCAGTTCTCGATTACCGACGACGGACTGGCTGGCGAGGAGGCCGTCGAGCCGACGCGATGA